One Rissa tridactyla isolate bRisTri1 chromosome 1, bRisTri1.patW.cur.20221130, whole genome shotgun sequence DNA segment encodes these proteins:
- the LOC128904139 gene encoding 1-acylglycerol-3-phosphate O-acyltransferase Pnpla3-like isoform X1 codes for MLDRERGWSVSFAGCGFLGVYHIGAATCLQERAPHVIRDARHIYGASAGALAGAVLVGGGSLAQACADVLSLAKEARKRNLGPLHPSFNVIKIVRDGLMRNLPENAHQLSSGRLCISLTRVSDGKNALISNFNSKEEVVQALICSSFVPIYCGLIPPSFRGVRYVDGGISDNLPHYESKNTITVSPFAGECDICPKGNSANFHEMNVTNTSIQLSLGNLYRLTQALFPPEPKVLGEICEQGYSDALKFLKENGILNDSIYIHLSFTKRNPHEAAQHIDHMKKKILTENSKVEALKMEILNDQLKQNPWPLEKSIFESLPPRLRKALQEACKEQNGFYAQFSKLFPIRVISYLMLPYTLPVESAYSVALRLVNWFPDMPADVRWMQEQFCRMAGTVYSQAKSKLFCTYRKDNYATLRKCQTVPSAVEFHSSYCHLKMPRCSADLETWLWESSCFMCSAMKNASANIQEHSDLNSYPHFLPNSDESGLEIDFDSSSEASFHTAPEY; via the exons ATGCTGGACCGCGAGCGCGGCTGGAGCGTCTCGTTCGCCGGCTGCGGCTTCCTGGGCGTCTACCACATCGGGGCCGCCACCTGCCTGCAGGAGCGCGCCCCCCACGTCATCCGCGACGCCCGGCACATCTACGGCGCCTCCGCCGGGGCGCTGGCTGGCGCCGTCCTCGTCGGAGGCGGCTCTCTGG ctcaaGCTTGTGCAGATGTTCTGTCATTAGCCAAAGAAGCTAGGAAGCGAAATCTTGGTCCTCTTCATCCGTCCTTTAATGTGATAAAGATAGTAAGAGATGGACTGATGAGAAATCTTCCAGAAAACGCTCACCAGTTGTCATCGGGCAGACTGTGTATTTCACTGACCAGAGTATCAGATGGTAAAAATGCATTGATATCTAATTTTAACTCTAAAGAAGAAGTTGTCCAG GCTTTAATCTGTAGTTCATTTGTCCCTATTTATTGTGGCCTAATTCCACCGTCATTTAGAGGTGTG CGCTATGTGGATGGAGGAATCAGTGACAACTTACCTCACTACGAATCTAAGAATACCATCACAGTTTCGCCTTTCGCTGGGGAGTGTGATATCTGTCCAAAGGGGAATTCTGCCAACTTCCATGAAATGAATGTGACCAACACCAGCATTCAGCTCAGTTTAGGAAACCTTTATCGTTTAACACAAGCGCTCTTTCCACCAGAACCTAAG GTACTAGGAGAGATCTGTGAGCAAGGATATTCAGATGCTCTTAAATTCTTGAAAGAGAATG GTATTCTGAATGACTCAATTTATATCCACTTGTCCTTCACAAAAAGAAATCCTCATGAGGCTGCACAACACATTGaccatatgaagaaaaaaatattgacagaAAATAGCAAAGTGGAagctttgaaaatggaaatacttaATGACCAGTTGAAGCAAAATCCATGGCCTTTGGAGAAGAGCATATTTGAGAGTCTACCTCCTAGACTCCGTAAAG CACTGCAGGAAGCTTGCAAAGAACAGAATGGATTCTACGCTCAGTTCTCAAAACTCTTCCCAATACGGGTGATATCCTATCTGATGCTACCATATACGCTACCAGTGGAGTCTGCTTACTCTGTTGCTTTGAG GTTAGTAAACTGGTTTCCTGATATGCCTGCTGATGTTCGATGGATGCAAGAACAGTTTTGTCGGATGGCTGGTACAGTTTATTCCCAGGCTAAAAGCAAGCTGTTCTGTACATACAG gaaaGACAATTATGCAACACTAAGAAAATGTCAAACTGTCCCATCTGCTGTGGAATTTCATTCTTCATACTGCCATCTTAAAATGCCTCGCTGTTCTGCAGACCTTGAAACCTGGCTCTGGGAATCTTCATGCTTCATGTGCTCAGCTATGAAAAATGCTTCTGCTAACATACAGGAGCATTCAGACTTAAACTCCTATCCTCATTTTCTCCCAAATTCTGATGAGTCTGGGTTGGAAATAGATTTTGACTCTTCCTCAGAGGCAAGTTTCCATACTGCTCCAGAGTATTAA
- the LOC128904139 gene encoding patatin-like phospholipase domain-containing protein 2 isoform X2, translating into MRNLPENAHQLSSGRLCISLTRVSDGKNALISNFNSKEEVVQALICSSFVPIYCGLIPPSFRGVRYVDGGISDNLPHYESKNTITVSPFAGECDICPKGNSANFHEMNVTNTSIQLSLGNLYRLTQALFPPEPKVLGEICEQGYSDALKFLKENGILNDSIYIHLSFTKRNPHEAAQHIDHMKKKILTENSKVEALKMEILNDQLKQNPWPLEKSIFESLPPRLRKALQEACKEQNGFYAQFSKLFPIRVISYLMLPYTLPVESAYSVALRLVNWFPDMPADVRWMQEQFCRMAGTVYSQAKSKLFCTYRKDNYATLRKCQTVPSAVEFHSSYCHLKMPRCSADLETWLWESSCFMCSAMKNASANIQEHSDLNSYPHFLPNSDESGLEIDFDSSSEASFHTAPEY; encoded by the exons ATGAGAAATCTTCCAGAAAACGCTCACCAGTTGTCATCGGGCAGACTGTGTATTTCACTGACCAGAGTATCAGATGGTAAAAATGCATTGATATCTAATTTTAACTCTAAAGAAGAAGTTGTCCAG GCTTTAATCTGTAGTTCATTTGTCCCTATTTATTGTGGCCTAATTCCACCGTCATTTAGAGGTGTG CGCTATGTGGATGGAGGAATCAGTGACAACTTACCTCACTACGAATCTAAGAATACCATCACAGTTTCGCCTTTCGCTGGGGAGTGTGATATCTGTCCAAAGGGGAATTCTGCCAACTTCCATGAAATGAATGTGACCAACACCAGCATTCAGCTCAGTTTAGGAAACCTTTATCGTTTAACACAAGCGCTCTTTCCACCAGAACCTAAG GTACTAGGAGAGATCTGTGAGCAAGGATATTCAGATGCTCTTAAATTCTTGAAAGAGAATG GTATTCTGAATGACTCAATTTATATCCACTTGTCCTTCACAAAAAGAAATCCTCATGAGGCTGCACAACACATTGaccatatgaagaaaaaaatattgacagaAAATAGCAAAGTGGAagctttgaaaatggaaatacttaATGACCAGTTGAAGCAAAATCCATGGCCTTTGGAGAAGAGCATATTTGAGAGTCTACCTCCTAGACTCCGTAAAG CACTGCAGGAAGCTTGCAAAGAACAGAATGGATTCTACGCTCAGTTCTCAAAACTCTTCCCAATACGGGTGATATCCTATCTGATGCTACCATATACGCTACCAGTGGAGTCTGCTTACTCTGTTGCTTTGAG GTTAGTAAACTGGTTTCCTGATATGCCTGCTGATGTTCGATGGATGCAAGAACAGTTTTGTCGGATGGCTGGTACAGTTTATTCCCAGGCTAAAAGCAAGCTGTTCTGTACATACAG gaaaGACAATTATGCAACACTAAGAAAATGTCAAACTGTCCCATCTGCTGTGGAATTTCATTCTTCATACTGCCATCTTAAAATGCCTCGCTGTTCTGCAGACCTTGAAACCTGGCTCTGGGAATCTTCATGCTTCATGTGCTCAGCTATGAAAAATGCTTCTGCTAACATACAGGAGCATTCAGACTTAAACTCCTATCCTCATTTTCTCCCAAATTCTGATGAGTCTGGGTTGGAAATAGATTTTGACTCTTCCTCAGAGGCAAGTTTCCATACTGCTCCAGAGTATTAA